Part of the Paracoccus sp. MC1862 genome, CCTGCTCGACCCCCTGCTGGCGGCGGTCGCCCCTGTCCGTGGCACATGGGTGGACGGCACCTTCGGCGCGGGCGGCTATGCGCGCGGGCTGCTTGAGGCCGGGGCCGAGCGCGTCATCGGCATCGACCGCGACCCGGCGGTGTTCGACATGGCCCGCGCATGGGCGAGCGGCTATGGCGAAAGGCTGCGGCTGGTGCAGGGCACCTTCTCGGATCTCGACGAACTGGCGGGCGCGCCGGTCGATGGCGTGGTGCTGGACCTCGGCGTCAGTTCCATGCAGCTCGACCAGCCCGAGCGCGGATTCTCCTTCCTGCGCGACGGGCCGCTGGACATGCGGATGGCGCAGGACGGTCCCACTGCCGCCGACCTGCTGAACCGCGCCGAGGAGTCCCGCATCGCCGACGTCCTTTACCACTATGGCGAGGAACGCGCCGCCCGCCGCATCGCCCGCGCCATTGTCGCCGCGCGGCCGCTAACGACGACCGCGCAACTGGCCGAGGTCGTCCAGTCCTGCCTGCCGCGCCCCAAGCCCGGGCAGAGCCACCCGGCCACCCGCAGCTTCCAGGCCATCCGCATCTGGGTGAACGACGAGTTCGGCCAGCTTCTTTCCGGGCTTGAGGCTGCAGAACGCGCGCTTAAGCCCGGCGGCAGGCTGGCGGTGGTCAGCTTTCATTCGCTGGAAGACCGCGTGGTCAAGCGCTTCATGCAGGTCCGCGCCAACGCGGCGGGCGGCGGTAGCCGCTACGCGCCCGAGGTGCGGCAGGACGCCCCCGCCTTCACGCTGCCCTTCCGCCGCGCGGTGGGCGCCGACGCGGCCGAACTGGCCGCGAACCCCCGCGCCCGTTCCGCCTTCCTGCGCGTCGCGATCCGCACCGACGCGCCTACAGGCCGCACCGATGCGGATGCGCTGGGCCTGCCGCGCCTGCCGGGGAACGGCTGATGCGGCCGCTGCTGTATCTTCTGGCCATGATGGCCGTCATGGGCCTCGCCTTCTGGGCCTACCGCGAGAACTATCGCA contains:
- the rsmH gene encoding 16S rRNA (cytosine(1402)-N(4))-methyltransferase RsmH; this encodes MSAPHVPVLLDPLLAAVAPVRGTWVDGTFGAGGYARGLLEAGAERVIGIDRDPAVFDMARAWASGYGERLRLVQGTFSDLDELAGAPVDGVVLDLGVSSMQLDQPERGFSFLRDGPLDMRMAQDGPTAADLLNRAEESRIADVLYHYGEERAARRIARAIVAARPLTTTAQLAEVVQSCLPRPKPGQSHPATRSFQAIRIWVNDEFGQLLSGLEAAERALKPGGRLAVVSFHSLEDRVVKRFMQVRANAAGGGSRYAPEVRQDAPAFTLPFRRAVGADAAELAANPRARSAFLRVAIRTDAPTGRTDADALGLPRLPGNG